One Alkaliphilus sp. B6464 genomic window carries:
- a CDS encoding acyltransferase, producing MKLNGSSRNTSRVIYIDILRIISVFTVVILHVSAPFVENLYINGVKSWWTGNIVDSATRWCVPVLIMISGKLMLDDRKEIKIFPFLNKRLKKIFIPLIFWSFIYMIWFNNLFLEWHLSLLKIFIRNLYEDNIYIHLWYLYTIVGLYLITPIIRIYINNDKNCSVKYFLSIWFMANGIIGFLEKFTNIEIGFNLSFFHWSIGYYILGFFLDKKNLSKELVNIIHILSFVGLITTIVGTYITTKNNDGNYVPHFYSYFAPNVIFMSISIFLLFKNIDWEKFINKKLYLHRIISTFSNTSFGIYLVHLLVLDIISSGVIGINIDPFLFNPIIGIPLVSVITFLLSYFVVIIFQKIPLLNRTVPE from the coding sequence ATGAAGTTAAATGGCAGTAGTCGAAATACTTCTAGGGTTATATATATAGATATATTGCGGATAATATCAGTTTTTACAGTAGTAATACTACATGTATCTGCACCATTTGTAGAAAATCTATATATTAATGGAGTTAAAAGTTGGTGGACAGGAAACATAGTAGATTCTGCTACTAGATGGTGTGTACCTGTCCTAATAATGATTAGCGGAAAGCTAATGTTGGACGATCGTAAAGAAATAAAAATATTTCCGTTTCTAAATAAAAGACTTAAAAAAATATTTATTCCTCTTATTTTTTGGAGCTTTATATATATGATTTGGTTTAATAACTTGTTCTTGGAATGGCATTTATCCCTACTTAAAATCTTTATAAGAAATCTTTATGAAGATAATATATATATACATCTGTGGTATCTTTACACTATAGTAGGTCTTTATTTAATTACACCTATTATTAGAATCTATATAAATAACGATAAGAATTGCAGTGTAAAGTACTTTTTAAGTATTTGGTTTATGGCTAATGGCATAATAGGATTCTTAGAAAAGTTTACTAACATAGAAATAGGTTTTAACTTAAGTTTTTTTCATTGGAGCATTGGATACTATATTTTAGGTTTCTTTTTAGATAAGAAAAATCTTAGTAAAGAGCTAGTAAATATAATACATATCCTTAGTTTTGTTGGATTAATAACAACTATAGTTGGTACATACATAACCACTAAAAATAATGATGGAAACTATGTACCTCACTTTTATTCATACTTTGCACCTAACGTTATATTTATGAGTATAAGTATATTTTTGTTATTTAAAAATATTGATTGGGAAAAATTCATTAATAAAAAATTATATTTACATAGGATTATCTCAACTTTTAGTAATACAAGCTTTGGGATATACTTAGTGCATTTACTTGTACTAGATATTATATCATCAGGAGTTATAGGAATAAACATAGATCCATTTTTATTTAATCCTATAATAGGAATACCTCTAGTAAGTGTTATCACATTTTTACTATCTTATTTTGTAGTGATTATTTTTCAAAAGATACCATTACTAAATAGGACTGTTCCTGAATAG